Proteins encoded in a region of the Elaeis guineensis isolate ETL-2024a chromosome 7, EG11, whole genome shotgun sequence genome:
- the LOC105048211 gene encoding LOW QUALITY PROTEIN: probable polygalacturonase (The sequence of the model RefSeq protein was modified relative to this genomic sequence to represent the inferred CDS: inserted 2 bases in 2 codons), with the protein MVLVGLAALVVALLVQCGGAVAEVTCSGAVPMRWRREVISITDFGAVGDGRTLNTWPFMKAIYVIQHRRRRGGTLLYVPPGVWLTGSFNLTSHMTLYLARGAVIKATMDTWNWPLMDPLPSYGRGRELPGGRYKSLIHGNGIRDVIITGEKGIIDGQGEVWWNMWRQRSLRFTRPNLLEFMYSSDILISNVILQNSPFWNIHPVYCSNVVIRYVTVLAPLDSPNTDGIDPDSSSNVCIEDSYISTXDDLVAIKSGWDEYGIAYGRPSSGITIRRLTGSSPFSGIAIGSEASGGVENVLVENISLFNTGIGIHIKTNVGRGGYIRNITFSDVNMNKVRKGVRIAGDVGDHPXEKFNPYAIPTVDDVTIKNVWGTNVQQPGSIEGIKTSPFTRICLFNVKLWGGPQNTPWKCAAVSGAALGVQPWPCTELTRTSESGFCSNAF; encoded by the exons ATGGTCTTGGTGGGACTGGCGGCGCTGGTGGTGGCGCTTCTGGTGCAATGCGGCGGGGCAGTGGCGGAGGTGACGTGCTCGGGTGCCGTGCCAATGAGGTGGCGGAGGGAGGTGATATCAATTACCGACTTTGGGGCGGTGGGGGACGGGAGGACTCTTAACACTTGGCCTTTTATGAAGGCGATATATGTGATTCAGCACCGCAGGAGGAGGGGTGGAACTCTTCTCTACGTTCCTCCTGGTGTTTGGCTCACGGGGAGCTTTAACCTCACCAGCCACATGACCCTGTATCTTGCCAGAGGAGCTGTTATTAAGGCCACCATG GATACGTGGAACTGGCCCTTGATGGATCCTTTGCCATCTTATGGAAGAGGACGCGAGCTACCTGGAGGGAGATATAAGAGTCTTATCCATGGGAATGGAATTCGTGATGTTATAATAACAG GTGAAAAAGGAATAATCGACGGCCAAGGTGAAGTGTGGTGGAATATGTGGAGACAAAGATCCCTGCGTTTCACAAGACCTAATCTCTTGGAGTTCATGTATTCCAGTGATATCCTCATTTCTAACGTGATCCTTCAGAACTCTCCATTTTGGAACATTCACCCTGTTTACTGCAG CAATGTGGTAATAAGATACGTGACTGTATTGGCTCCATTGGACTCTCCTAACACTGATGGAATCGATCCAG ATTCCAGCTCCAATGTCTGCATTGAGGATTCCTACATTTCCA GGGATGATCTGGTGGCTATTAAGAGTGGATGGGATGAATATGGCATCGCCTATGGCCGTCCTAGCTCGGGCATTACCATTAGAAGGTTGACAGGCTCCTCTCCCTTCAGTGGAATCGCAATTGGAAGTGAAGCATCAGGAGGGGTGGAGAATGTCTTGGTAGAGAACATTAGTCTCTTCAACACCGGCATTGGCATCCATATCAAGACCAACGTTGGAAGGGGAGGGTATATAAGAAACATAACATTCAGTGATGTGAACATGAACAAAGTCCGCAAGGGAGTCAGGATTGCAGGAGATGTGGGCGACCATC ACGAAAAGTTCAATCCATATGCAATCCCAACCGTCGATGATGTGACGATCAAGAACGTTTGGGGCACCAATGTCCAGCAACCTGGGTCGATTGAAGGCATCAAGACCTCACCCTTCACTCGGATATGTCTCTTTAATGTTAAGCTCTGGGGCGGACCGCAGAACACGCCATGGAAGTGCGCTGCTGTGAGTGGGGCTGCCCTTGGGGTGCAGCCGTGGCCATGCACAGAACTGACCAGAACCTCTGAGTCAGGTTTCTGCTCGAATGCTTTCTAA
- the LOC105048210 gene encoding uncharacterized protein, whose translation MPLYDCLLLAKPHVKKEALMDLVARVGRRVCQRNGVITDLKSFGTVQLGYGIKKLDGRHYQGQLMQMTMMVPPSFNQELQYLNKEDRLLRWLVVKHRNAVYGLEFINEDDGKDELSMFRSGSLLNKGDDEDDDDDEDEDDDEDYEVD comes from the exons ATGCCTCTGTACGATTGTCTGCTACTGGCGAAGCCCCATGTGAAGAAGGAGGCGTTGATGGATCTGGTGGCTCGCGTGGGCCGGCGCGTCTGCCAGCGCAACGGCGTCATCACCGACCTCAAATCCTTCGGCACCGTCCAGCTCGGCTATGGGATCAAGAAGCTCGACGGTCGCCACTACCAG GGCCAACTCATGCAGATGACTATGATGGTTCCACCTAGTTTCAATCAGGAACTTCAATATTTGAATAAGGAAGACCGTCTGCTTCGATGGCTTGTTGTAAAACACAGAAATGCTGTATATGGACTAGAGTTCATTAATGAGGATGATGGAAAGGATGAGCTAAGCATGTTCCGCAGTGGTAGCTTGCTAAATAAGGGAgatgatgaggatgatgatgatgatgaggatgaggatgatgatgaggaCTACGAAGTGGACTAG